The Tropicibacter oceani DNA segment GCTGGTGGGCACCACCAAGCCGACGATCCAGACCATCCGCGAGCGCACGCACTGGAACATCCAGAACATGCAGCCGATCGACCCGGTTGCGCTGGGTCTGTGCCGCCAGTCCGAACTGGACGCCGCCGTTGCCAAGGCCGCCAAGAACAAGGACGCGGTGATGACGGACGACGAGCGCCGCAAGCTGGTTTCGACCGAGCAGAGCCTTGAGATGGGGTCCGAGCCGCGTCTGCCGTCGGCGATCGAAGGGCTGGAAACCTTCAGCCTGTCCGATCCGCGCGGCGACGACGAAGAAGAGGATACCCGCACCGCCAGCGATTTCTCGGATGCGGACAGCTTCTTCAACCTGCCCGGCGGCGATGACGATGACGACGATGATGAGGACGAGCGCAAGCGTTGATCGGCTGCGCATCTGCCATCGTCACCAAAGCAAAGCCCCGGCCAGATGGTCCGGGGCTTTTTCGTTGCGCTTCCGGGCCTTGGGCGGGCCTAGGGGCAGGGGACGATGGCGCGGGTGTAATTGGTGCCGATCAGCGAAAGCCTTGGCCCGTCCTCGTAGCCGGATTGTTTCAGGACCAGTACCCGGTCTGAACCGATTTCGTTGCCGTACTCAGGCCCGTCGCCCTGGCAGGTGACGTCGTACAACGTGCCCTCCATCGCGCGCAGGTTGACCGGGTTTTCCAGCGTGCAGGTCGCCTCGCAGATGCCGATGCTGTGGCCGCCGAAGGGAATGAAGCGATCGTTGCAGCCGGCTTCGACGTTGTCCAGGCAAAGCCCGTCAAAGGGGCCGGTGGTGGGCATCCAGGCCAGGCTGGCCTGCGTCAGGCGGGCGTTCGGAAAGAAATCGCAGGGCAGCCCATCGGGCAGGGTGTTGCAGGTCACGCGGGCATGATCCTGCGGCGGCAGGGCCTGGCCGGATCGGCTGATCGTGGTGGTGCTTTGGCCATTGGCGACGTCTTCCTGCGCTTGCCAGCCGTTGGCATAGGCGGTCCAGGCCCGCGACGCGGTCGAGCATATGAATTCCTGATAGGTCTTTTCGCAAGCTCCGTCGAAGCAGATTTCCGCCAGCGGCGCCGAGCCGGTTTCCGTGTAGTTCACACAGCCCGCCCGGGCCGGTTGTGTCAGGGCCATCAAGGCCAGCGCCGAAAGCAGAAAGGAAGTTTTCATTGGAAAGGGACCTCTGGGGAATGTCGTTGCTCAGGGTGCGCAGAAAACAGGCATGGACGGGGCGAAGGCAAGGTTTTTCCTGTCACCTTTGGCCGCGGGCTGGAACCTGGGGGCACCCGGGCGCATTCTTTTTCTGAAGATGAATGTTCGGAGCGGTCGTGATGATTTCAGAAAAGGCCCTGGTCACTTCCTTGCCCCCAGTGGGCGGCGCGGCGGTCCTTTTGGATTTCGACGGAACGCTGGTGGATCTTGCCCCGACGCCGGAGGCGATCACGGTGCCTGCGGATTTGCCCGACCTGCTGCGCGCT contains these protein-coding regions:
- a CDS encoding DUF1013 domain-containing protein, encoding MAKLLHPKATAVWLVDNTTLSFKQIADFTGFHELEIQGIADGDVATGVKGFDPVANNQLVQEEIDKAEKDPLYKMKLKFNAAAHDEEKRRGPRYTPLSKRQDRPNAILWLVKFHPELADSQISKLVGTTKPTIQTIRERTHWNIQNMQPIDPVALGLCRQSELDAAVAKAAKNKDAVMTDDERRKLVSTEQSLEMGSEPRLPSAIEGLETFSLSDPRGDDEEEDTRTASDFSDADSFFNLPGGDDDDDDDEDERKR